ATCAAAGTAACTTCCGGCTCTTTCAATAAAGATGCAAATGGTTACATCATTGTAGAGAACAGGCTGTTTACAGATCCTAAACATAACCTCTGGCCGGTACCTACATTTGAGCGCGATCAGAATAAAAACCTTTCACAGAATCAAGACTGGTAATTCATCCACCTAAAAAAAGTACGTATATGAAGCAATATATTATCACAGCATGTTCCATTTTAAGCATACTGTTTACTGCTTGTAAAAAGGACAACTATACACTTAATACCAATATGCAGCCGGTGGAAAAACTCACCGCTCCTTTGGATAATAAATACATAAAGCTGCAACCTACAACCAGTGCGAGCGTGAGCTTTGAATGGGATCAGGCGCGTGCAGAAGACGGTTCGCTGGTATTATATGAAGTAGCTTTTGATAAAGAGGGTGGCGACTTCTCTTCACCCGTAGCAAAGTTTGCTGCAGACGGAGGCGGGGTACAGAATAAGCTCACCTTATCTCACAAAGATCTTAACAGCATTGCCGGGAAAGCTGGTATTGCTTCACTGGCTACCGGTAAAATAAAATGGACGGTACTGGCATCCAAAGGATACAACATTCAGCCAGCGGCGGAGTCAAAACTGATTGAAGTAGAAAGGCCAAATGGTTTTGCTGAAATTCCGCTGGATGTTTTCCTGACAGGAGAAGCCACGGAAGCGGGTACTGACCTGGCCAAGGCCATCAAGCTGAAAGCTGTTTCCCCGGGTGTATACGAAGTGTATACTTCTCTGAAAAATGGTAAATATCATTTCGTCAACAGGAACACCGGCACGCCCAGCACTTATTCTATCAGCGGAACAGCTGTAAAGGAAGGGGGTGAATCAGAACAAACAACAGGTACCAAAGTATACCGCCTGCGGCTGGATTTCAACAATGCAGCAGCAGCAAGTACAGAGATAACCGGTATCGGGCTTTGGTTTGCGCCGCTGAACAAGTTTATCTACGACCTGTCTTATGAAGGCAACAGCATCTGGGCGTTCCGTAATCAGCCGATCACTTTCAAACAAGAATCGTGGGGTCGTGATGAACGTTACAAATTCCGTGTAGCCGTAATAGGTAGTGATGGTACGCCCGGTGAAGAATGGTTTGGCAGTTCCAATGCAGATAATAACCGTCCTACTGCGGGTACTCCGCTCAGCTTCTGGGAGTTTCATCCAATCAGCAATAACGACCAGTGGAATTATTGCTACAAATTTGCATCAGAAGCAGATAATAAAAACTGTGACGTAATCGTAACTTTTGCGCCTGACAAAAATTACACCCACGAAGTGATTGTTAAATAATATAACTATGAAGCATACACGATATTTTATGGTAGTATTGGCATTAGCATTCGCATCCTGTTTAAAAGAGCCGGTAGACGATGGTCCCGGTCCGAATCCGGAGAAAGCGCATTACGCCTTTGATTGGGCCATGATCGCCGATTCCACACAGAATGCCCTTACCGGCAATTTCTGGAACCAGGAAAAGTATTTCAATGAAAACAGCGCAGGCAAAACAAACTTTAACTACTGGCCCAATGCACATGCACTGGATGTACTGGTAGATGGTTATCTGCGCAAAAATGACCCTGCGATCAAAAAGCGGATGGATGACTTGCTGGACGGCGTAAAAGCAAAGAACGGCAACACTTACATCAACTACTTTTATGATGATATGGAATGGATGACACTGGCCTGTTTGCGCGCATACGAAGCCACCGCCGATCCCCGTTATAAAGATGTGGCCGTATTATTATGGAACGATATCAAAGGCGGTTGGGATGAAGTATGGGGTGGTGGTATTCACTGGAACAAGGATAAAAGCAAGAACTATAAGAATACACCCGCTAATGCCCCCGCCTGTATCATTGCTTGCAGGATGTATGGGGTAAGTCAGCAGCCGGATGACCTGATGTGGGCAAAGAAAATTTATGACTGGCAGAAAAGCAACCTGGTAGATCCTGCCACCGGTATGGTGTGGGACGGACTTAACCAGGACGGCAGCGGTACCGTGAATAAGAGCTGGCTGTTTACCTACAACCAGGGCGTATTTATAGGTGCAGGTGTTGAATTGTATAAGCTCACCGGCGAGGCCATGTATATCAACGATGCGGTGAGAACCGCGAATAATGCATTGGGCGGCAATTTCACGAAGAATAATATCCTGAAAGAAGAAGGTGGTGGTGATGGCGGTTTATTCAAAGGTGTGCTGGTGCGTTACCTGATGTTGCTGATTACCGATGGAAGTCTGAGTAGTACCGATGCTGCAAAATATGCCAGCTTCCTGCAACTGAATGCCGAAACCCTTTGGCTGCAAGGTACTTCCAGGCCGCAGCTGCTCTTTAACACCAACTGGCAGACCACCAGTACTACCAGCGATCTCACAACACAACTGAGTGGCGCCATGGTCATAGAAGCGGCGGCGAGGTTAAAAGAAATGGGACTGCTTAAATAATTTTTTAATTTACGACTTTGAGATGTTGGAATTTATAAATGCAGCGAATCTGAATTTTGTGCTCCGCTGCATTTATAAATTCCAACATTTAAAAATCCGAAAATATTTTATCGTGTTGAGAAGAACCATTATTACGTTATGCTGTCTGTTGTATGCAGCCGGTGGCTTTGCGCAAACCAATGCGCAACGGGCAGATGAGCTGCATGCAGCGGTGTATAAATATCTGTATAACAGCAAAACAAAGTTATTTATTCAAACCAGTGATCCGGCGAAGAATAATAACCTGCATGCAGATCTTTGGGGTCTCTGTGCCCTGATTCAGGCCGCCAATGAAATGGAGCGCCTGCATCCGGGAAAGTCGTATATGCAGCCGGTGGTAGCCGCCATTGATCAGTATTACGATCCTATTCCGCCGGCACCGGGCTATGCATCCTATGTGGTGAGCGAAAGGCGGGAGGACCGCTACTACGACGACAATCAGTGGATCGGTATTGCCTACCTGGATGCCTGGCAACGTACCCGGAAAAAATCGTTTATGCAGAAGGGTGATGAAATTTACCGGTTTATGATGACGGGCTACGATACCATTACCGGCGGCGGTTTGTACTGGAAAGAAGGGGATAAGACCACCAAAAATACCTGTTCCAATGGCCCGGGTATCCTGCTGGCGTTGCAGTTGTATGAAGCCACCCATAAGAAAGCCTACCTCGATACCGCCATGCTTTTATACAATTGGGTAAATAAGTACCTGCGTGATCCGCAGGGCGTTTATTGGGATGCCATCAAGCCGGAAGAGCATAACCGTATTGATTCTGCGGTGTATACCTATAATACAGGAACTATGCTGGAAGCCAATGTAAAGCTGTATCGTATTACGCGGAATGCGCAGTACCTGAAGGAAGCACAGACGATTGCAGCCGGCAGTTATGCGCGTTTTTTCCATAATGGCAGGTTTAATTCTTCCTATTGGTTTAATGCGGTGCTGCTGCGGGGATATGAGGCGCTGTATAAAGTAGATAATGATAAACGCTATATCAATGCCATGCAGACGTATGCGGATAATGTTTGGGAGCAGGATCGTGATAAACGTAATAACATGTTGGGTAAGCGCCCCGAAAAGGAATTGCTTGGACAGGCAGGGATGATGGAGATCTATGCCAGGTTAGCAACGCTGTAATATTTTTTTGGGAGATATGAATAAGCCGTGTGCAGATCTTTACTGCAGGCGGCTTTTTATTGCAGGATGCCCGAAACGAGGGATGCCCTGTAATGGGCTGTTATTATTTTGATATAATATTACATAATTTCTTAATTTTATGATTATTATCATTACTTTAAGGGGAATAGGGTGTACCTGTTCCGTTTTTTAAGCTATAGCGTAAACCTATCCTATTCCTATGCGGCTAATCCTTTTTCTTTTGCTTGCCTTTGTGCAGTTGACTGTCTATGGACAGACGGCTGCCCCGGCGGGTAAAAAGGGGGAGCGTTCAACGGAATTTAAGATGAAGGAAGGGAGTTATCTGAGCTTTACGCAGGTGAACCTCAGCCTGGGTGAAATTGGTTTTAAAGTAGAAGTAGCCTGTGAGCATAAAAAGAGCAATGCAAAGCTGGAGTTCCGGATCGACAAACCCAAGGGCAAAATTATCGGCACGCTGGATATTCCCTATACAGGCGACAGCACCTACGCCCTGAAGCTCACCGGCAACCTCCGACATGCAGAAGGAGTACATGATCTGTACCTGGTAGCACGCGGTGAGATCGCCTTTAGCATTACATCTTTCTCCTTTATTTATAATTATTGATATAGGCATTTCCGTTAGCCGGAAAAAAATGTTTGCTATTTTTTGGAAAAATGAAACGGCTGCTTATCTTTGCGCTCCCTGACACAATATCAGTTGCCCAGATGGCGAAATTGGTAGACGCACTGTGTTCAGGTCGCAGCGCCGGCAACGGTGTGCTGGTTCGAATCCAGTTCTGGGCACTAAAAAGGTTGTAAGCTATTGACTTACAACCTTTTTTTATTTGTGTCAATGTCGTTTTTCTACGCTTTTACCCACTTTTTTTACACTATTTGCGACACGTAAAAGCTCCAGACAATTTTTGAGCCTTATCAGACATTGGAATGCGGTAAAGCCGAAGTAGGGTTGGGGCTATACTTGTGCAAACAATATGCTGATTTACTAGGTGGAAATATCGAAGTCCGGAGCAAAAGAGAGGTCACCGTCTTTTCAGTTATTCTTTCTTTTTCATCAATCAAATTTGACAATCACGATAAATAAGAATCCAAACTGTCTTTCTGAATTACATAGTGTTTTTACCCATACCCCGGTTTTTTTCCCGGGAAAGAATGTGTGAGGAATGCAATTGGAGCACCCCAACGTTCTACCGGAAAATGAGGTTAATTAATGATCGGGATAAGGATTCCAGAGGGGCAGCCGCGTTAAGTAATGCCGAGAAAACGATGATGAAAAAAGTAGCCGCTGAGGTAAAAGTGTGGTTCCAAAATAGTCTTGTTCAGTTGATTGAATCGTAAATTATATTGGATTTTTAAGATCGACAGGCTATTAGCCTACCGAATTCTTTATAATTATTTTCGGATTTGAATGTAGATAATCGCGAGCCCCGATCGATTCTTTCTGATAAAAGCGCCGACATTGGAGGCAGCTTTTCAAGAGGTTGTGTAACAACCATACAACTTGCTGGCGCTAAGAAAAGCGCCTCAAGGCGTTAACATATATACTTTAAAATCTTTTTCCGAAATAGTTTTATATTTTCGTAAATTTTATAGGATACTTTTAGCTTCGAAGAGTTGAATAGTATAAATACATAATATATAATATATTCATTTATGACAGATTTCCTTGATGAGAAGGAATTTGAAGAAAGGTCAGACTATATAGAAGACAATAATCTAGAATTATGGAACGTCCATAATCAGCATTTTGACTTCATCCAAAAGAAACTACTAGGAGTTGGAGCAAAACTTTTGGTTGGGCCTAGGGGTACTGGCAAAACGCACCAAATGAAAATCGCCCATTTATTGTGTAATAAAGATAATTCTAAACCGCTTTCAATATTTGTTTCGTTTACGAAGTATTATCATTTGGAGCCATTTTTAACTAAGGTTCCAAATGCATTGCAAGTATTTCATACTTGGGTTTTGTCCAAAATAATCCTCAGTTGTTACGCACTGATTGAAGAACGAAAAGATGATTATTCTCTTTTTGCGAACTCTCCAAGGTCACTGTCCAAAGAGGCGGTGACAACTTTCGTAGAAAAGGCAGAAAAACTACGTGCATCGCAATTGAGCAATGATAGCCTTATTGTTGATCTAACTATTCACAAGGTTATAGACTGTCTAGAACAGCTTTGTAACCATTATAAAAGGAAGCGAGTAGTATTGATGCTGGATGATGCCGCGTTATCATTAACGCCTGAATATTTAGTAGAATTCTTCGATATAGTAAGAAGCTTAAAAACTAAAGGGATTTCTCCAAAAGCATCAGTATATCCTGGCACTACTCAATATGGACCAAGATTTCATGTAGGCCAAGATGCAGAGATGGTACCATGTTGGTTAGGGGTAGAGAACTCAACTTACTCTTCATTTATGGATAGTTTGGTAGAGCAAAGATTTGTACAATACAAAAGTGGAATCAGTACTGAAATAATCGAGCTTTTTAAATATGCCTCTTTTGGTGTTCCAAGAGCTTTTATAAGCCTCCTTAGAAATTACAAAGGGAATCCTGATAAAAGTACACTTGCAAAATTTAATGCAGCAATAGATCAGCAGGCAAAATTTATTGAAACAGAATATCTCTCGATTGAGAAAAAACTTGTCCAATATCGGAAGGTAATTGAAACAGGAAATAGTTTATTCAAGAATATTATTGAGTGTATCAAGGAAGAAAATAAAACTTCTGGTGAGTACAAAAATATTGTGATTGGCATTCAATCTGAAAGTATCGATAGTATCAAACTCGCAAGCAGAATGGTAAGATTTCTCATTGAAGCAGGACTGCTTTATGAGGAGGTTCCAGTGAAGCACGGTGTACAAGAGAAAGGCGAAAAGAGAGAATATAAAAGATATATTCCTCACATCTTATTTCTAATACAGAATAGAACCTTCTCTCAAGGTCACGGCACAAGTTTCTCAGAAACCTTAAATAATATTAAGAAAAAATCCAAGAAACACCCTGTTAGAAGGGTACTCAATACATTATTAGACAAGGAAGAATTAGATGGACTTACGTTAGATCTGCCTCCTTGCCAATCCTGTAATACCCCAAGATTAACTGTAGAGCAACGATTTTGTCATAATTGTGGTAAGGAATTAGTCAATCAATCCGCATTTGAGAAATGCTTAAAAATTTCAGTTGATGCACTTCCTTTAACAGATTGGCAAAAAGTAAAAGTTAAGGAAATAGGACTCAATGTAATAGGAGATTTTCTTGCTCTACAAGATCCAGCTGCAACGCTCCGTAAAATTCCTAGAATTGGGGAAGTGAAATCCACAAAAATATATAGTGAAGTAGTCAAAACTGTTGATGAATTCTTAGCATAATGGGAAAAGATAAAAAAGCTATTTTCGAATTGAAGGCAAACTCAGTTATGGCAGGCGTTGTTGGCTACGACCTGAGAAATGCGATTGACATAAAACATAAAGAATCTGATTTTTCGCCAATCGATAGCTTCATATCAAATGGAACTGAGATAAACAAACTTTTCACAGCGACTCCCTCCCAAGTTTTAGGAAACTTGATCATACTCGGATATATATCTGCAATAGAAAGCTATTTTCGCGCATTATTTCGTAGACTTATTTTGATAGATGACAAATGCAGGGAAGCCTGTGAGAAACGGCAGGTTTCATATGGTGCAGTTTTGGCAGTTGATGATTTAATGTTGCCCGAGGCCTTATTTGAGGATATATCTTTCGCAGGTAGAAAAAATTTGATTGACTCGTTTAAGAACTTTCTAAATTTAACGTTGCAAGATTCACAAATACCTCCCGACCTCCAAGAAACATTAACTCAGTTTAGTGAAATATGTGAGCTTAGGCACTGTATTGTCCATAGATTTGGTAAATTTGGCTCGAAGAATGCCATTAGTTTGGGGCTAAATAAGCATCAGTCACATATTGAGAAGCCAATCAAGTTCGATTTCACAATGTTGCAACAACTTGTAACTGTATGCCACAACACTGTTAGAATTACCAACAATTTGTTGATGGAAAGGATACTAAATAGACTTTTAGTGGAAGGGAGTCACAAAATACCGAATCCAATATGGACATGGGATTTCGATAAAGACAAACAGTTATTTGGGCAATATTTTGATACATTTTACTCAAAATTGAATCCACCTAAGCCTAAGTTAACTATGCAGGCGGCATACTCAAAATATTATAAATATTATCAAAGCATATAAAATAGGATGGATTTATTAGGGAGATATTATACGGCAGAATTATTTTCTGAGCTTTTAGTAAACACTTTTTCTACTAAGGAGCCCACATCAATTTTGGAACTTGGAGTAGGTGGCGGTTCCTTAATAAAAGCTGCCTTAAGTAGGTGGGCCAATGCGTCTTATTATGTGGCTGACGTGGATCATAATTCCCTAGAAAAGATAAAAGAGGAATTGCCTTTTATCAATACTTTTCATATTGACACTATTAAAGAAAATGTATCTGAGAAATTAAATCTCAAAAATGGATCTGTTGACATTGCGATCTGCAATCCACCTTATCTCAAGGTAAGAAATGAACTGTGCTATGATAGCTTATTTCATGATGCTAACTTAGATGCCTGTAGAAAATTAAGGATTTTAACATCAGACATTATCTTCTTAGCGAAGAATTTGCAATTAGTAAAAGCCAATGGTGAAATTGGAATAATTCTGCCTGATAGCCTTATCACAGGGAAAGAATTTGAGAACTTTAGGGCAGCGTTAATTCAGGAATACCATATTAAGGGAATTATACAATTACCCGAAAATATTTTCCCTAAAACGGAAGCCCTAACACATATACTATATATCGAAAAGCAAAAGCCCCTAAAGCCTAATACAACGTTGTTTCTATCAGATAATAAAGGCACCATTATCAATTCTATTGATGTTGATCATGCCTCTTTGGTAGATAGAATGGATTTTAAATTTCATTCTTGGCAAGCTTCATTTAAGAGATGTAAACGCCAAACACTAGCCTTAAGGGATTTAAGTGCAGATGTTCAACGAGGTAGTTTAACACATAAAGAATTAAAAAATTCAGGTAAATCTTATGTACATACTACTAATATGGTGCACATGGAAAAATGCTTACGCTTAAAATCCAGCAAAATTATTGAAGGGAAATTTCGGCTCACCCAAAAAGGAGACATTTTATTGTCGAGAGTAGGTAATATTGGAAAAGTTTCAATGGTCACACAAGGGAAAGCATTATATTCCGATTGTATTTATAGAATTAGAGTGGCACCAGAACATCGTGATCAAGTTTGGAATGCTCTTATTTCAGAGGTGGGACAAAGCTGGCTACAGGCAATATCTCATGGGGTTTGTGCGAAGGTTATAAGTAAAAATGATATATTAAACTTCCCAATCAATGTTTGAAATTTTGGTATATTGAAATAGACACCTCATTGACACAAATAACTCACAATATATTCACCCGGAACAAGATGTGAATCCAGTTCTGGGCACTAAAAAGCCTTGTAAGTTTCTATTACTTACAAGGCTTTTTTAATTTTATCTGCGCATCATAATTTTAATTTCAATCCACCATTTACAACGAAACCATCCAGCGGAGCATAGATATCTCTAAACACCGGATGCGTGACAGTTCCGGTATATATACTATCGAAACGGGTTTGCCGGGTATCCATGAAGTTTTCAAAGTTTATAAACAAAGAAAACCGTTCCCATAAACGTTCTGCCATGAATCCGCATATCCAGTAAGGCTTGCCGGTAGTGCCATCACTGAGCGCCTGCTTGCTGTAGTAGTAGGCTTCCAGTCCAAGCTTCCACTTATCTTCCATTTCGTACATCAATACATTATTCAGCCGATGACGTGCCGTAAGCGGGTTTTCTCTCTTTGTGCCGTTATCATTTAATTGCGCATCCGTAAAAGTATAACCAATAAATAGTTTAAAATCATCGTAACCGAATTTGACATTTGTTTCCCAGCCTTTGGTATCTATAAATCCCTTCACATTTTCCAATCTGTATAAATTACCCGGGACACTGTTGAGTAATAAAGGATCATTAATACGGGTGTAGAAGAAGAGTTGATTTATACTGAAACTCACTTTATCATCAAACAAGGCCGTTTTATAATTAAAATCAAAGTTTACGCCATAAGATTTCTCCAGCTTATTGGCATCAGGATTTATGGGCAATACGGATTTATACTGGATGCGTTCTGTTTCCTCTGTGAAAATTGTAGGCGTTTTATATCCGAGGCCACCGCCCAGTCTGGATGAAAGTTTCGGTGATATTTTAAACAAGGCAGATAGACGGGGTAGCAGCACCAAGCCATAGTCAACCACATAATCGCCCCGCAGACCGGTTTCTAACTGCAGCCAGGCATTAGCTTTCCAGGTATTCTGAACAAAAGCGCCCAGTGTATGCTGATCATAATTCCGCCCCGGAAGGGTATCCGTCTGCTCTTCCTTAAAATTATCGGTATATAGATTGATACCTGCAACCCAGTCTGTATTCTCCCGTTGATGGCTATACGTAGCTTCCGTATATGAGGACCACTGCTGGCCATCAAAAGTATAATCCGGAATGGAAATTTTTCGCTTAAAGCTGTTCACGGAATTTTTTACAGTCAGACTGTTTCCTTCGCTAAACTGATGATCAAAGGCAAATTGTGTGGAGAAACGATTACTCTTATTCTTCTCATAATAGCTGTGGGTACTGTCTCCCCGTCCTTTAATATAAAGGATGTCGCCACCGGTCCGGTCCTCGGTGATGAAATTTAATCCCAGATTCATTTTGGTCTTTGGGCTGAAATACACAAACAGCTTCGGATTGATAACATACCGCTCAAATTCAGGAATAGCCGTAAACCCTGTGTTGGAAGGATCATAGGGTTTGTTACTATTCCGGGAAGCATAGATTGTTACCCCTACCTTGTCGAACCGTTGGCCATAATAACCATTAATGTCCAGCCCTCCCGCAGATGTACCATTGAGCAGGAATCGCAGTTCCCGTTCCTCCGTTGGTGCTTTTGATATCAGGTTTACTAACCCTGCAATGGCACCTCCACCATACAGCGTAGAGGCAGATCCTTTGATCACTTCTACCTGCTTCAGGTCCAGCGGCGGGGTTTGCAATAGCCCCAAGCCTCCCGAAAATCCGGCATATAAGGGAAATCCGTCTTTAAGAATCTGTGTATAGCGGCCATCAAGACCTTGTATACGGATACTGGAGTTGGCAGACGTGGCCGAAACCTGTTGCGTTTGAATACCAGTGCTTTCATTGAGCATCATCCGGATATCACCAGGCTTCATATTCGCTTTCTCTTCCAGCTCTTCCCCGGCTATAAATTCAACGCGGGTGGGAATATCCTCTATACTACGGTTACTTCTGGTAGAAGAAATAACCACTTCTTCCATCTCTTCTCCGGCGTGATCCAGGAAAACAACCACCGAGTCAGCGGTTAACGGAAAAGAAAATGTATCAGTCTTCTCCTGGTATCCCAAAAAACTACAGATAATGACGTGCTTCCCATTAGGAATACCATTAATGGTTACTATTCCATTGTTGTCTGCTTTTGCACCTTTACTGGTGCCAGCCAGA
The Chitinophaga sp. MM2321 DNA segment above includes these coding regions:
- a CDS encoding TonB-dependent receptor; translated protein: MIKLFSSILILCFAQLCLAQNTFRAVIKDADTKAPMAGATAVLAGTSKGAKADNNGIVTINGIPNGKHVIICSFLGYQEKTDTFSFPLTADSVVVFLDHAGEEMEEVVISSTRSNRSIEDIPTRVEFIAGEELEEKANMKPGDIRMMLNESTGIQTQQVSATSANSSIRIQGLDGRYTQILKDGFPLYAGFSGGLGLLQTPPLDLKQVEVIKGSASTLYGGGAIAGLVNLISKAPTEERELRFLLNGTSAGGLDINGYYGQRFDKVGVTIYASRNSNKPYDPSNTGFTAIPEFERYVINPKLFVYFSPKTKMNLGLNFITEDRTGGDILYIKGRGDSTHSYYEKNKSNRFSTQFAFDHQFSEGNSLTVKNSVNSFKRKISIPDYTFDGQQWSSYTEATYSHQRENTDWVAGINLYTDNFKEEQTDTLPGRNYDQHTLGAFVQNTWKANAWLQLETGLRGDYVVDYGLVLLPRLSALFKISPKLSSRLGGGLGYKTPTIFTEETERIQYKSVLPINPDANKLEKSYGVNFDFNYKTALFDDKVSFSINQLFFYTRINDPLLLNSVPGNLYRLENVKGFIDTKGWETNVKFGYDDFKLFIGYTFTDAQLNDNGTKRENPLTARHRLNNVLMYEMEDKWKLGLEAYYYSKQALSDGTTGKPYWICGFMAERLWERFSLFINFENFMDTRQTRFDSIYTGTVTHPVFRDIYAPLDGFVVNGGLKLKL
- a CDS encoding SusE domain-containing protein; translated protein: MKQYIITACSILSILFTACKKDNYTLNTNMQPVEKLTAPLDNKYIKLQPTTSASVSFEWDQARAEDGSLVLYEVAFDKEGGDFSSPVAKFAADGGGVQNKLTLSHKDLNSIAGKAGIASLATGKIKWTVLASKGYNIQPAAESKLIEVERPNGFAEIPLDVFLTGEATEAGTDLAKAIKLKAVSPGVYEVYTSLKNGKYHFVNRNTGTPSTYSISGTAVKEGGESEQTTGTKVYRLRLDFNNAAAASTEITGIGLWFAPLNKFIYDLSYEGNSIWAFRNQPITFKQESWGRDERYKFRVAVIGSDGTPGEEWFGSSNADNNRPTAGTPLSFWEFHPISNNDQWNYCYKFASEADNKNCDVIVTFAPDKNYTHEVIVK
- a CDS encoding glycoside hydrolase family 76 protein, with the protein product MLRRTIITLCCLLYAAGGFAQTNAQRADELHAAVYKYLYNSKTKLFIQTSDPAKNNNLHADLWGLCALIQAANEMERLHPGKSYMQPVVAAIDQYYDPIPPAPGYASYVVSERREDRYYDDNQWIGIAYLDAWQRTRKKSFMQKGDEIYRFMMTGYDTITGGGLYWKEGDKTTKNTCSNGPGILLALQLYEATHKKAYLDTAMLLYNWVNKYLRDPQGVYWDAIKPEEHNRIDSAVYTYNTGTMLEANVKLYRITRNAQYLKEAQTIAAGSYARFFHNGRFNSSYWFNAVLLRGYEALYKVDNDKRYINAMQTYADNVWEQDRDKRNNMLGKRPEKELLGQAGMMEIYARLATL
- a CDS encoding carbohydrate-binding protein: MRLILFLLLAFVQLTVYGQTAAPAGKKGERSTEFKMKEGSYLSFTQVNLSLGEIGFKVEVACEHKKSNAKLEFRIDKPKGKIIGTLDIPYTGDSTYALKLTGNLRHAEGVHDLYLVARGEIAFSITSFSFIYNY
- a CDS encoding N-6 DNA methylase, translated to MDLLGRYYTAELFSELLVNTFSTKEPTSILELGVGGGSLIKAALSRWANASYYVADVDHNSLEKIKEELPFINTFHIDTIKENVSEKLNLKNGSVDIAICNPPYLKVRNELCYDSLFHDANLDACRKLRILTSDIIFLAKNLQLVKANGEIGIILPDSLITGKEFENFRAALIQEYHIKGIIQLPENIFPKTEALTHILYIEKQKPLKPNTTLFLSDNKGTIINSIDVDHASLVDRMDFKFHSWQASFKRCKRQTLALRDLSADVQRGSLTHKELKNSGKSYVHTTNMVHMEKCLRLKSSKIIEGKFRLTQKGDILLSRVGNIGKVSMVTQGKALYSDCIYRIRVAPEHRDQVWNALISEVGQSWLQAISHGVCAKVISKNDILNFPINV
- a CDS encoding glycoside hydrolase family 76 protein, with product MKHTRYFMVVLALAFASCLKEPVDDGPGPNPEKAHYAFDWAMIADSTQNALTGNFWNQEKYFNENSAGKTNFNYWPNAHALDVLVDGYLRKNDPAIKKRMDDLLDGVKAKNGNTYINYFYDDMEWMTLACLRAYEATADPRYKDVAVLLWNDIKGGWDEVWGGGIHWNKDKSKNYKNTPANAPACIIACRMYGVSQQPDDLMWAKKIYDWQKSNLVDPATGMVWDGLNQDGSGTVNKSWLFTYNQGVFIGAGVELYKLTGEAMYINDAVRTANNALGGNFTKNNILKEEGGGDGGLFKGVLVRYLMLLITDGSLSSTDAAKYASFLQLNAETLWLQGTSRPQLLFNTNWQTTSTTSDLTTQLSGAMVIEAAARLKEMGLLK